A single window of Nicotiana tomentosiformis chromosome 1, ASM39032v3, whole genome shotgun sequence DNA harbors:
- the LOC104112906 gene encoding mannan endo-1,4-beta-mannosidase 1, producing the protein MSFTRTSCISGLLLLFLALTCEARVPRNANVGFIAVKGAHFELNGSPFLFNGFNSYWLMHVAAEPSERYKVTEVFKDASAAGLSVCRTWAFSDGGDRALQISPGIYDERVFQGLDFVISEAKKYGVRLILSFVNNWNDFGGKAQYAQWARNAGAQINSDDDFYTHPMLKSYYKNHIKNVVTRFNTITRVAYKDDPTIMAWELINEPRDQADYSGKTINAWVQEMASFVKSLDNKHLLEVGMEGFYGDSVPERKQVNPGYQVGTDFISNHLINEIDFATIHLYTDQWVSGQSDEAQLAWMQRWVTSHWEDAKTILKKPLVLAEFGKSSRGQGYSLSSRDTFMSSVYRNIYNLAKEGGTMAGSLVWQPMAQGMVNYDDGYCIVLGQNPSTAGIISGQSHAMTTLANLVHSPLE; encoded by the exons ATGTCTTTTACAAGAACGAGCTGTATTTCTGGCCTTTTGCTCTTATTTTTAGCTCTCACATGTGAAGCTAGGGTTCCAAGAAATGCTAATGTAGGGTTTATAGCAGTTAAGGGTGCCCATTTTGAACTCAATGGATCCCCTTTTCTATTCAATGGTTTCAACTCCTATTGGTTGATGCACGTTGCTGCCGAGCCTAGTGAGAGATACAAAGTCACTGAGGTTTTTAAAGATGCATCTGCTGCTGGCCTTTCTGTTTGTCGCACCTGGGCTTTCAGTGATGGAGGTGATAGAGCATTACAAATATCACCTGGCATTTACGATGAACGAGTTTTTCAG GGTTTGGATTTTGTGATCTCGGAAGCTAAGAAATATGGTGTTCGCTTAATCTTGAGCTTTGTAAACAACTGGAATGACTTTGGAGGAAAAGCTCAATATGCCCAATGGGCACGAAATGCAGGGGCTCAGATTAATAGCGACGATGATTTCTATACTCATCCTATGCTCAAAAGTTATTACAAGAATCACATCAAG AATGTCGTTACAAGATTCAATACGATTACTAGAGTTGCTTACAAAGATGATCCAACAATCATGGCATGGGAACTCATTAATGAGCCACGCGACCAAGCTGACTATTCTGGAAAAACCATTAAT GCTTGGGTTCAAGAAATGGCAAGTTTTGTGAAGTCACTAGACAACAAACACTTGTTGGAGGTAGGAATGGAGGGATTCTATGGTGATTCGGTTCCTGAAAGGAAACAAGTTAATCCTGGTTATCAAGTCGGAACAGATTTTATCAGTAACCATCTTATCAATGAGATAGATTTTGCCACTATCCACTTATACACTGATCAATG GGTATCCGGACAAAGCGATGAAGCACAATTAGCATGGATGCAAAGGTGGGTTACAAGCCATTGGGAAGATGCAAAAACTATACTAAAGAAACCTCTAGTGCTAGCTGAATTTGGCAAGTCTAGTAGAGGTCAAGGATACAGTCTTAGTTCAAGAGACACATTCATGAGTAGTGTATATAGGAATATCTACAATTTGGCAAAAGAAGGGGGAACTATGGCAGGAAGCTTAGTATGGCAACCTATGGCACAAGGAATGGTGAATTATGATGATGGTTATTGTATTGTTTTGGGACAAAATCCTTCAACTGCAGGAATTATTTCAGGTCAATCACATGCTATGACAACTTTGGCTAATCTTGTTCATAGCCCTCTAGAGTGA